A stretch of the Hypomesus transpacificus isolate Combined female chromosome 12, fHypTra1, whole genome shotgun sequence genome encodes the following:
- the LOC124474505 gene encoding tyrosine-protein phosphatase non-receptor type 4-like isoform X2 — protein MTARFRLPAGRNYNVRASELVQDRQHTDVLCSVLLLDNTVQAFKVDKLDQGQILLDVVFKHLELTERDYFGLQLADDPADSQRWLDPVKPIRKQLKKGSQNCLNFRVKFFVTDPNKLQEEYTRYQYFLQIKQDILSGRLPCPYNTAALLASYAVQSELGDYNHAEHLPGYLSEYCFIPNAPQDFEKEVAKCHQQHTGLSPAQSEFSYLNTAHTLEFYGVELHYARDPSNTEIFMGVMSLGIVIHKNRLRIHTFPWVNIVKISFKCRRFFIQLRKDLPESREALLCFNMASYRACKNLWKACVEHHTFFRLERPLPLQKNFLTHYFTLGSKFRYCGRTEVQSVQYGKEKAVKDRVFVRSPSKPLIRKLMSGMDWESDSRTSLQEDRMETQSLPTRSPPGTPNQESRPRPSSVGHLLDHVINTSPRQVFANHKSASSTQANSISLDSTLSPDTTIDGQPPALPPKQSRRTLCSQTSQSASQLELDNHINELYNVPGAANRTVLNGEVPHDNLVLIKMCPDEHGRFGFNVKGGLDQKMPVIVSRVAPGTAADLCVPRLNEGDQVVLINGRDISSLSHDEVVLIIKASCEEERSRELVLLVRPNAIYDVVDENLDAEPQFQYLAERAPQYPAQHHHDAWRDSMLQLKQGLNTGAVLSQFDQLYRKRPGLMMSHAKLSQNISKNRYRDISPYDATRVILKGENDYINANYINMEIMGSGQTNRYIACQGPLPGTCPDFWQMTWEQGSTMVVMLTTQVERGRVKCHQYWPNPDNSTTYGNFQVACESEEGDAAFLVREMTLTHLESQESRQLTQIQYMAWPDHGVPDDSTNFLELVSLVRRRRAGGEEPVVVHCSAGIGRTGVLITMETAMCLIEGNQPVYPLDIVRTMRDQRAMMIQTPSQYRFVCEAILKVYEEELVKPLTPTSPVTPHETPAV, from the exons ATGACCGCACGCTTCCGGTTGCCCGCTGGCAGAAACTACAATGTCCGAGCGTCGGAGCTGGTACAAGACAGGCAGCACACAGACGTGCTCTGCAGTGTACTCCTGCTGGATAACACAGTTCAAGCCTTCAAAGTTGAT aaGCTCGATCAAGGACAGATCCTGCTGGATGTAGTGTTCAAACACCTGGAGCTGACTGAGAGAGATTACTTTGGCTTGCAGCTGGCTGATGATCCGGCTGACAGTCAG AGGTGGCTTGACCCAGTAAAACCCATCCGGAAGCAACTGAAAA AGGGATCTCAGAACTGTTTGAACTTCAGAGTCAAATTCTTTGTAACCGACCCAAACAAACTTCAGGAAGAGTACACAAG GTATCAGTACTTTCTTCAGATTAAGCAGGACATCCTGAGTGGAAG ACTGCCCTGTCCCTACAACACTGCAGCTCTCTTGGCATCCTATGCTGTTCAAT CGGAGCTGGGAGACTACAACCACGCTGAACACTTGCCTGGTTACCTCTCAGAATACTGTTTCATCCCCAATGCGCCACAGGACTTTGAGAAAGAGGTCGCCAAATGTCATCAGCAACACAC AGGACTGTCTCCTGCCCAGTCGGAGTTCAGCTATCTAAACACAGCACATACACTGGAGTTCTATGGAGTAGAACTGCACTATGCCAGA GATCCAAGTAACACAGAGATATTCATGGGAGTGATGTCTCTAGGCATTGTCATACATAAGAACAGGCTACGAATCCACACTTTTCCATG GGTGAATATAGTGAAAATTTCATTCAAATGTAGACGATTTTTTATTCAACTCCGGAAAGATTTA cctgaaAGTCGTGAGGCTCTGCTGTGCTTCAACATGGCCAGCTACCGGGCTTGTAAGAACCTGTGGAAGGCCTGTGTGGAGCACCACACTTTCTTCCGTCTGGAGAGACCCCTGCCCCTACAGAAGAACTTCCTCACTCACTACTTCACACTGGGCTCCAAGTTCCGCTACTG TGGGAGGACGGAGGTTCAGTCTGTCCAGTACGGGAAAGAGAAGGCGGTGAAGGACAGAGTGTTTGTCAG GTCTCCCAGCAAGCCCCTGATACGGAAGCTGATGAGCGGGATGGACTGGGAGTCCGACAGCAGAACCTCTCTGCAGGAGGACCGCATGGAGACGCAGAGTCTGCCCACGCGCTCCCCGCCTGGCACGCCCAACCA GGAGTCCCGCCCTCGCCCATCCTCGGTAGGACACCTGCTGGATCACGTGATCAACACCTCGCCCCGTCAGGTGTTCGCCAATCACAAGTCAGCCTCCTCAACCCAGGCCAATAGCATCAGTTTGGACTCTACCCT gTCACCTGATACCACAATAGATGGCCAGCCCCCGGCCCTGCCCCCCAAGCAGAGCAGGAGGACCCTGTGCAGCCAGACCAGCCAGTCAGCCTCCCAGCTGGAGCTGGACAACCACATCAACGAGCTGTACAACGTCCCCGGGGCAGCAAACAGGACAGTG TTGAATGGAGAAGTTCCCCATGACAATCTAGTGTTGATTAAGATGTGCCCTGACGAACACGGTCGATTCGGGTTCAATGTGAAG GGTGGACTGGACCAGAAGATGCCCGTCATCGTGTCGCGAGTAGCCCCGGGAACAGCG gcGGACCTGTGCGTGCCCCGTCTCAACGAGGGGGACCAGGTGGTGCTGATCAACGGCCGGGACATCTCCAGCCTGTCCCACGACGAGGTGGTGCTGATCATCAAGGCCAGCTGCGAGGAGGAGCGCTCCAGGGAGCTGGTACTGCTGGTCCGGCCcaacg CAATTTACGACGTGGTGGATGAGAATCTGGATGCAGAGCCACAGTTCCAGTACCTTGCAGAGAGGGCACCCCAGTACCCTGCCCAGCACCACCACGACGCCTGGAGGGACTCCATGCTGCAGCTGAAGCAAGGCCTGAACACCGGGGCTGTCCTGTCACAGTTTGAT CAACTGTACCGGAAAAGACCTGGACTAATGATGTCCCATGCCAAATTATCTCAGAACATTTCCAAAAATCGATATAGAGACATTTCTCCAT ACGATGCAACACGGGTCATTCTGAAGGGCGAGAATGACTACATCAACGCAAACTACATCAAC ATGGAGATCATGGGAAGTGGTCAAACCAACCGATACATCGCATGCCAGGGGCCCCTGCCAGGGACGTGCCCAGACTTCTGGCAGATGACCTGGGAGCAGGGCTCCACCATGGTGGTCATGCTCACCACCCAGGTGGAGCGAGGACGG GTGAAGTGTCACCAGTACTGGCCCAATCCGGACAACAGCACCACCTACGGGAACTTCCAGGTGGCCTGTGAGTCTGAAGAGGGGGATGCAGCCTTCCTGGTCAGAGAGATGACCCTCACTCACCTGGAG agccaGGAGAGCAGGCAGCTGACCCAGATCCAGTACATGGCCTGGCCAGACCATGGTGTGCCGGATGACTCCACTAACTTCCTGGAATTGGTGAGCCTGGTGCGCAGacggagagcagggggggaggagccagtggTGGTCCACTGCAG CGCCGGGATTGGTCGGACTGGGGTTCTCATCACCATGGAAACTGCCATGTGTTTGATTGAGGGCAACCAGCCAGTGTATCCCCTGGATATCGTGAGGACAATGAGAGACCAGAGGGCAATGATGATCCAGACCCCA AGCCAGTATCGCTTTGTTTGCGAGGCCATCCTGAAGGTGTACGAGGAGGAGCTGGTGAAACCGCTGACACCCACAAGCCCTGTAACCCCCCATGAGACCCCTGCAGTCTGA
- the LOC124475050 gene encoding ras-related protein M-Ras-like: MATSAVPSDNLPTYKLVVVGDGGVGKSALTIQFFQKIFVPDYDPTIEDSYLKHTEIDSQWAILDVLDTAGQEEFSAMREQYMRTGDGFLIVFSVTDKASFEHVDRFHQLILRVKDRESFPIVLVANKVDLLHLRKISSDQGKEMASKHDIAYIETSAKDPPMNIDKAFHELVRVIRQEIPDRTQKKKKKTKWRSERSTGPHRHPCVIL, encoded by the exons ATGGCAACCAGTGCTGTTCCCAGTGACAATCTACCCACTTATAAGCTGGTtgtggtgggggatgggggcgtAGGGAAGAGTGCTCTCACCATCCAGTTTTTTCAGAAGATTTTTGTCCCTGATTATGACCCTACCATCGAGGATTCTTATCTGAAACACACTGAGATTGATAGCCAGTGGGCTATCTTAGATG TTCTAGACACTGCTGGCCAGGAGGAGTTTAGCGCCATGAGGGAACAGTACATGAGGACTGGTGATGGTTTCCTTATAGTGTTCTCTGTCACAGACAAGGCCAGCTTTGAGCATGTGGATCGCTTCCACCAGCTCATCCTCAGGGTGAAAGACAG GGAATCTTTCCCTATCGTTCTAGTGGCAAACAAAGTGGACTTGTTGCACTTACGGAAAATCTCCAGTGACCAGGGGAAGGAAATGGCTTCTAAACATGAT ATAGCTTACATTGAAACAAGTGCCAAGGACCCTCCCATGAACATTGACAAGGCTTTTCACGAGCTTGTCAGAGTCATCAG GCAGGAGATACCAGACAGGacccagaagaagaagaagaaaaccaaGTGGCGCTCCGAGAGATCCACCGGACCTCACAGACACCCCTGTGTCATCCTCTGA
- the LOC124474506 gene encoding ras-related protein Ral-B-like, whose protein sequence is MAANKSKNQSSLVLHKVIMVGSGGVGKSALTLQFMYDEFVEDYEPTKADSYRKKVVLDGEEVQIDILDTAGQEDYAAIRDNYFRSGEGFLLVFSITEHESFTATSEFREQILRVKEEGMIPLVVVGNKSDLEDRRKVTVEEATTKAQEWGVPYVETSAKTRANVDKVFFDLMREVRKKKMSENKDKNGPSGRNKKRKCVIL, encoded by the exons ATGGCAGCCAACAAAAGTAAAAACCAGAGCTCCTTGGTTCTGCACAAGGTCATCATGGTTGGCAGTGGGGGAGTGGGCAAGTCTGCCCTCACGCTACAGTTCATGTATGATGAG TTTGTGGAGGACTATGAGCCCACCAAAGCAGACAGCTACAGGAAGAAGGTGGTTCTGGATGGGGAAGAGGTCCAGATTGACATCCTGGACACTGCGGGCCAGGAGGATTATGCTGCCATCAGGGATAACTACTTCCGCAGTGGAGAGGGCTTCCTGTTGGTCTTCTCCATCACAGAGCATGAGTCCTTCACTGCCACTTCCGAGTTCAG ggagcAGATCCTCCGTGTGAAGGAGGAAGGCATGATTcctctggtggtggtggggaacaAGTCGGACCTGGAGGATCGCAGGAAGGTAACCGTAGAGGAAGCGACCACCAAGGCGCAGGAGTGGGGGGTGCCTTACGTGGAGACTTCTGCCAAGACGCGTGCCAATGTTGACAAG GTGTTCTTTGATCTCATGCGTGAGGTACGGAAAAAGAAGATGTCAGAGAACAAAGACAAGAACGGGCCGAGCGGCAGAAACAAGAAGCGAAAATGTGTCATCCTCTGA
- the LOC124475044 gene encoding inhibin beta B chain-like: MSSCIIKVALFVACALSINCTVAPGTETHTVSQDTCTSCGIGQPEESGRVDIDFLEAVKRHILSRLQMKDRPNITHPIPKAAMVTALRKLHSGKVREDGRVEIPNLDGHATNNEVVEETSEIISFAETDDLVSSKSSLFFLISNEGNQHLQVTQANLWLYFKLLPPPLDRGPTRRKVMIKVYYQEPGLGSKWNLVEKRVELKRSGWHTFPLTEAIQMVFEKGDRRQNLDVRCEGCEDLAVLPILLNQNDESHRPFMVVHARQADNKHRIRKRGLECDGSSSLCCRQQFYIDFRLIGWNDWIIAPSGYFGNYCEGNCPAYMAGVPGSASSFHTAVVNQYRMRGMSPGSMNSCCIPTKLSTMSMLYFDDEYNIVKRDVPNMIVEECGCA, encoded by the exons ATGAGTAGCTGTATAATTAAAGTGGCATTGTTTGTGGCTTGCGCGCTCTCCATAAACTGCACGGTAGCCCCTGGAACTGAGACGCACACTGTGTCCCAGGATACTTGCACGTCGTGTGGCATCGGCCAGCCAGAAGAGTCGGGGAGGGTGGACATCGACTTTCTGGAGGCAGTGAAGAGGCATATCCTGAGCAGGTTACAGATGAAGGATAGACCCAACATCACCCATCCCATCCCGAAGGCGGCGATGGTGACTGCGCTTCGGAAACTTCACTCCGGGAAAGTGCGCGAGGACGGGAGAGTAGAAATCCCGAACCTTGACGGACACGCCACCAACAATGAGGTCGTGGAAGAGACCTCTGAGATCATCAGTTTTGCAGAGACAG ATGATCTGGTGTCATCAAAGTccagcctcttcttcctgatcTCCAATGAGGGGAACCAGCACCTGCAGGTGACCCAGGCTAACCTGTGGCTCTATTTTAagctcctgccccctcctttgGACCGGGGCCCCACCAGGCGGAAGGTGATGATCAAGGTCTACTACCAGGAGCCTGGCCTGGGCAGCAAGTGGAACCTGGTAGAGAAGAGGGTGGAGCTGAAGCGTAGCGGCTGGCACACCTTCCCCCTGACGGAAGCCATTCAGATGGTGTTTGAGAAGGGCGACCGGCGGCAGAACTTGGACGTGCGCTGCGAGGGCTGCGAGGACCTGGCCGTGTTGCCCATCCTGCTCAACCAGAACGACGAGTCCCACCGGCCCTTCATGGTGGTCCACGCCAGGCAGGCCGACAACAAGCACCGCATCCGCAAGCGCGGCCTGGAGTGCGACGGCAGCAGCAGCCTGTGCTGCAGACAGCAGTTCTACATTGACTTCCGCCTCATCGGCTGGAACGACTGGATCATTGCCCCGTCGGGTTACTTTGGGAACTACTGCGAGGGGAACTGCCCAGCCTACATGGCAGGGGTCCCAGGGTCAGCCTCTTCCTTTCACACAGCGGTGGTCAACCAGTACCGCATGAGGGGAATGAGTCCAGGGTCCATGAACTCCTGCTGCATTCCCACCAAGCTCAGCACCATGTCTATGCTCTACTTTGATGATGAGTACAACATCGTCAAGAGAGATGTGCCCAATATGATTGTGGAGGAGTGCGGCTGTGCTTGA
- the LOC124474505 gene encoding tyrosine-protein phosphatase non-receptor type 4-like isoform X1 yields MTARFRLPAGRNYNVRASELVQDRQHTDVLCSVLLLDNTVQAFKVDKLDQGQILLDVVFKHLELTERDYFGLQLADDPADSQRWLDPVKPIRKQLKKGSQNCLNFRVKFFVTDPNKLQEEYTRYQYFLQIKQDILSGRLPCPYNTAALLASYAVQSELGDYNHAEHLPGYLSEYCFIPNAPQDFEKEVAKCHQQHTGLSPAQSEFSYLNTAHTLEFYGVELHYARDPSNTEIFMGVMSLGIVIHKNRLRIHTFPWVNIVKISFKCRRFFIQLRKDLPESREALLCFNMASYRACKNLWKACVEHHTFFRLERPLPLQKNFLTHYFTLGSKFRYCGRTEVQSVQYGKEKAVKDRVFVRSPSKPLIRKLMSGMDWESDSRTSLQEDRMETQSLPTRSPPGTPNHRESRPRPSSVGHLLDHVINTSPRQVFANHKSASSTQANSISLDSTLSPDTTIDGQPPALPPKQSRRTLCSQTSQSASQLELDNHINELYNVPGAANRTVLNGEVPHDNLVLIKMCPDEHGRFGFNVKGGLDQKMPVIVSRVAPGTAADLCVPRLNEGDQVVLINGRDISSLSHDEVVLIIKASCEEERSRELVLLVRPNAIYDVVDENLDAEPQFQYLAERAPQYPAQHHHDAWRDSMLQLKQGLNTGAVLSQFDQLYRKRPGLMMSHAKLSQNISKNRYRDISPYDATRVILKGENDYINANYINMEIMGSGQTNRYIACQGPLPGTCPDFWQMTWEQGSTMVVMLTTQVERGRVKCHQYWPNPDNSTTYGNFQVACESEEGDAAFLVREMTLTHLESQESRQLTQIQYMAWPDHGVPDDSTNFLELVSLVRRRRAGGEEPVVVHCSAGIGRTGVLITMETAMCLIEGNQPVYPLDIVRTMRDQRAMMIQTPSQYRFVCEAILKVYEEELVKPLTPTSPVTPHETPAV; encoded by the exons ATGACCGCACGCTTCCGGTTGCCCGCTGGCAGAAACTACAATGTCCGAGCGTCGGAGCTGGTACAAGACAGGCAGCACACAGACGTGCTCTGCAGTGTACTCCTGCTGGATAACACAGTTCAAGCCTTCAAAGTTGAT aaGCTCGATCAAGGACAGATCCTGCTGGATGTAGTGTTCAAACACCTGGAGCTGACTGAGAGAGATTACTTTGGCTTGCAGCTGGCTGATGATCCGGCTGACAGTCAG AGGTGGCTTGACCCAGTAAAACCCATCCGGAAGCAACTGAAAA AGGGATCTCAGAACTGTTTGAACTTCAGAGTCAAATTCTTTGTAACCGACCCAAACAAACTTCAGGAAGAGTACACAAG GTATCAGTACTTTCTTCAGATTAAGCAGGACATCCTGAGTGGAAG ACTGCCCTGTCCCTACAACACTGCAGCTCTCTTGGCATCCTATGCTGTTCAAT CGGAGCTGGGAGACTACAACCACGCTGAACACTTGCCTGGTTACCTCTCAGAATACTGTTTCATCCCCAATGCGCCACAGGACTTTGAGAAAGAGGTCGCCAAATGTCATCAGCAACACAC AGGACTGTCTCCTGCCCAGTCGGAGTTCAGCTATCTAAACACAGCACATACACTGGAGTTCTATGGAGTAGAACTGCACTATGCCAGA GATCCAAGTAACACAGAGATATTCATGGGAGTGATGTCTCTAGGCATTGTCATACATAAGAACAGGCTACGAATCCACACTTTTCCATG GGTGAATATAGTGAAAATTTCATTCAAATGTAGACGATTTTTTATTCAACTCCGGAAAGATTTA cctgaaAGTCGTGAGGCTCTGCTGTGCTTCAACATGGCCAGCTACCGGGCTTGTAAGAACCTGTGGAAGGCCTGTGTGGAGCACCACACTTTCTTCCGTCTGGAGAGACCCCTGCCCCTACAGAAGAACTTCCTCACTCACTACTTCACACTGGGCTCCAAGTTCCGCTACTG TGGGAGGACGGAGGTTCAGTCTGTCCAGTACGGGAAAGAGAAGGCGGTGAAGGACAGAGTGTTTGTCAG GTCTCCCAGCAAGCCCCTGATACGGAAGCTGATGAGCGGGATGGACTGGGAGTCCGACAGCAGAACCTCTCTGCAGGAGGACCGCATGGAGACGCAGAGTCTGCCCACGCGCTCCCCGCCTGGCACGCCCAACCA TAGGGAGTCCCGCCCTCGCCCATCCTCGGTAGGACACCTGCTGGATCACGTGATCAACACCTCGCCCCGTCAGGTGTTCGCCAATCACAAGTCAGCCTCCTCAACCCAGGCCAATAGCATCAGTTTGGACTCTACCCT gTCACCTGATACCACAATAGATGGCCAGCCCCCGGCCCTGCCCCCCAAGCAGAGCAGGAGGACCCTGTGCAGCCAGACCAGCCAGTCAGCCTCCCAGCTGGAGCTGGACAACCACATCAACGAGCTGTACAACGTCCCCGGGGCAGCAAACAGGACAGTG TTGAATGGAGAAGTTCCCCATGACAATCTAGTGTTGATTAAGATGTGCCCTGACGAACACGGTCGATTCGGGTTCAATGTGAAG GGTGGACTGGACCAGAAGATGCCCGTCATCGTGTCGCGAGTAGCCCCGGGAACAGCG gcGGACCTGTGCGTGCCCCGTCTCAACGAGGGGGACCAGGTGGTGCTGATCAACGGCCGGGACATCTCCAGCCTGTCCCACGACGAGGTGGTGCTGATCATCAAGGCCAGCTGCGAGGAGGAGCGCTCCAGGGAGCTGGTACTGCTGGTCCGGCCcaacg CAATTTACGACGTGGTGGATGAGAATCTGGATGCAGAGCCACAGTTCCAGTACCTTGCAGAGAGGGCACCCCAGTACCCTGCCCAGCACCACCACGACGCCTGGAGGGACTCCATGCTGCAGCTGAAGCAAGGCCTGAACACCGGGGCTGTCCTGTCACAGTTTGAT CAACTGTACCGGAAAAGACCTGGACTAATGATGTCCCATGCCAAATTATCTCAGAACATTTCCAAAAATCGATATAGAGACATTTCTCCAT ACGATGCAACACGGGTCATTCTGAAGGGCGAGAATGACTACATCAACGCAAACTACATCAAC ATGGAGATCATGGGAAGTGGTCAAACCAACCGATACATCGCATGCCAGGGGCCCCTGCCAGGGACGTGCCCAGACTTCTGGCAGATGACCTGGGAGCAGGGCTCCACCATGGTGGTCATGCTCACCACCCAGGTGGAGCGAGGACGG GTGAAGTGTCACCAGTACTGGCCCAATCCGGACAACAGCACCACCTACGGGAACTTCCAGGTGGCCTGTGAGTCTGAAGAGGGGGATGCAGCCTTCCTGGTCAGAGAGATGACCCTCACTCACCTGGAG agccaGGAGAGCAGGCAGCTGACCCAGATCCAGTACATGGCCTGGCCAGACCATGGTGTGCCGGATGACTCCACTAACTTCCTGGAATTGGTGAGCCTGGTGCGCAGacggagagcagggggggaggagccagtggTGGTCCACTGCAG CGCCGGGATTGGTCGGACTGGGGTTCTCATCACCATGGAAACTGCCATGTGTTTGATTGAGGGCAACCAGCCAGTGTATCCCCTGGATATCGTGAGGACAATGAGAGACCAGAGGGCAATGATGATCCAGACCCCA AGCCAGTATCGCTTTGTTTGCGAGGCCATCCTGAAGGTGTACGAGGAGGAGCTGGTGAAACCGCTGACACCCACAAGCCCTGTAACCCCCCATGAGACCCCTGCAGTCTGA